atcaaccctcttccctctttgtgaccgaaatgACTCTAGAAtggccattttcttggtttaggccggagtcctacaaattgatctctcgagttTGAGCTCCAATACCaagttaacaagaaaaataaaaggaacaAAATGAACTCTCGCTGATCGAAACATATTGGTTACTTTTATACCCATATGCCAGAAACAGATGAGGCAAAGGCGTTCCAATAAAAAATATTCAAGAACAGGTCCCATCATCTTTcccttatacattttttggatataTTTGTTGTTTATCACTCTTTATCTTCACGATCTACTTGTGATTGATATCCTTATTTGCACTTAGGGTTTCAATTATCTTCTATttggatgtttttgttattcttgtaagcgaacatGCAATCACTATTTCAAtctgaatgaattgaaatatgttgattgtccaaAAAAAAAGGTGTGCTTTTTCTAAGCCATATTAAAAATCTAACATGAAACAATAATTTCTTGATGCCCCAACTTGGCAGTTTCGAAACATTTAATAACTCAAATCTCTTTGTTGTAGGGTGGGAAACGGATGAGTAGACGTGAATTTGGTATCACCCGCGTCCGATTCATCTAAATGACTGATTTGAGATTTTCATCCACGTCCATTAGTGGTCGGATGTGACACCTGCAGGCTAGCGGGTGAGCAGATCAGATGCAAATGGATTTTCACGAATCTAAATAATTTTTAAACAAAACGGATAAATGTTGAACATGGGAAATATAACTTAGTttaaaacttaaattactaaaatACAAGATAATTAACATAATAAGAGTAACACCATGTCATTCCAATAACctaaattataatatttattgccTTCGACCAATCCAAAAATGATACTTTTGGAATATAATTGAGGATCTTCAATGTTTCTCAATAGCAAACTATATATATTATCTACCAATTTTCCTTCATATATGTGTAAGGCTAAGTCCTACGGGAGAGATAATTAGCTGCTaaattggccatccacgtcagcctGGTCGACCTTCTAAGTCCTATGGGagagatatctagctgctagattggccatccacgtcagcattAAGAAAACTTTTTGAACGCCGCTCGGTTCGACTCTTTCagtctcagccgttagattttgtGATTCTTCTGAGCGCCGAACCGTTCGGCGTTAAGAAAACTTTTTGAACGCCGCTCGGTTCGGCTCTTTCAATCTCGGCCGTTAGATTTTGCGATTCTTCTGAGCGCCGAACCGTTCGACGATTTGTTTTACTTTTTGAACGCCGCTCGGTTCAGCGTTTCAATTTCGCTGATAGTGAAAcggcgagcaaatgctaggagagagaagtagccaGAAAGAGTGTTAACTTTTTCcccacacttttttcatgatttgcaacactttttggccaatttaGCCATCCAAATtctcccataggacttagcctaataCTAACATTATCCTTAGGTGTGTTACACAGATGGGTGATGTTCCACCAATGTCCAACCCGTGAAAATGACCGGTTTCAAAAATTCATCTGCATCCAATCCGCTGAGAAACGGACCGAATATCCACCCACCAAAATGAGGATTAGTTTGGGTAAAATCCAcgaatttggatttttttttctcacaCCTTTTGATTTTGTGGTTTAAGATGGAGGGCGCTTGACCCGCCTTTGCAAGGAGGTAGGTGTCTTTTCATTAGATTGTAGCCGGCTAGCCTCATGGCTAGATGAAAGGAGCCAGATACAAGTAAGGAGAATTGGAAAAAAGAAGCCATTTTTATCAGCACCAATAGCAACAAAAACAGAGACGATGATGCCCTAGTCCGTTCTTAACATCATCTTCACCGCAGCGCTCTTTCAAAATTCTTCGAGAATCTTAAAGGAAAAATATTCATCTAAAGCAATTCGGAGGATCTGGTTAAACCCTTAATcaaacaaattagggtttctcttattatttcttcttCCCCGTTTTAAAGGTAATCAATTAAAAcaccaactttttttttctgtaaaaccctaaatcaacaAATTAGGGCATGTATATGTAATCCCCAAATAGCTTTCTTTTTTATCTGTTTCGATTTTCATAATCTGTGCAGGAGGAATTAGGGCATCCGATTAAACAGAAAATGTATTCCTCAAGAGGGAGTAATGCTTATGGGCAGCAGCAATACGGCGCTCAGCAGACGTATGGACAAAATGTAAGTTTATGTCGACGAAGACGCTAACCTAGATGTTGCATTATCAATTATAGCCGTCTATTTTAAGTTCTTGATTGGCAGTGTACATGCAAGAAAGGATTTAGGTTAAATTCTGGTTATATTGACTTGTTGCTGTTTATCTTGGCTTTCTGCTGTTTTTATGTGTAGTCCGGAGCTGATGGAAGCTCCCTGCCTTCTCGACAATCATCTATGCAAGGATCTGCTGTTCAAGAGGCAGAAATTGGTGCTGGATATAGAGGTCATCATCCTTCAGCGTCAACTCATTTTGGGGGACCATATGGTGCAGTCTATGGATCAACTGCGCTGAGCAGTGCCCAGCAGGTTAGAGATTTCTTTTTCTCCAATAACTTCAGTTCTATGTAATGCTTATTTTGGCTCCTGACTTTAAAAGTGCGAGAAAGTGGTTACCAAATTGCATTTGCAAACCACTAAGATCTGAATACACGTATTACATTTTTCCATCTGAGGCTTTTCTATCAAGTTTCAGAACATATTGAACCCATGCTTggtcatttgtagcttttattaATTTCGTAGATTTTAATGTCTTTCACAGAACTGAATCGTTGCAATCAACTGTTGGTTGGTCATTTTGATTTCTTATCCCCCAGTGTAGAGATCTTGTAAACATTGTCTTGGGCTGTTTACTTCTCATTTAATGGTTCATCCTGAAGATCCCAATGTTTGGCTTTTCGATTTGTTTTAGTGAAAACTTTGTGCATGACAGTGTATAGTCGAACTCAGTGCTCTCTACTAATTGTTTATATATATTGAGTTGCTGTACTCTTAAGCTCCCTACAGACTGATCAGTCCTTTTGTTTTCACTAGTTTGTCTTTTGTATCCTTATTTATCTCCTTATTTTTCGAAATGAAAAACATCTTCTATTATTATGATGCACTACTGCCCCTGCATCAtcttattttcaaaatattaCAGCCGTTGCTTGCACATAGTATGTTTGACGTTGTGTGTTGCTATTGTGCCACTCTAGTTTAATGTCCTGCGTGTACAATGTACATAATAATGTCAGATACCGACATGTGCACCCATGTCATTGTTGCATAACAAGCAACACATTGTAGGATGGACCTTCACTCTCAAACACATGCTTGTGCAGGTTGGACCAATGAGTGACAAGGGAGCAACTTCATCAGCTCTTCAAGGTCGGACTGGCTATTCTTCAGGTATTGCAGGTTCTCACATGTTTGCATCTGCTGACTATATTTCATCGTCAAGTCATGGATATGGCCCTAAAAGCGATCAAATCTCATCTGGGAAGCTTTCTGACTACTCTTCCGTAGATAGACGGCATTATGACTTGCAAAGTGAAGTAACTAGACGATACACAGACTCTGTTGGTCTTGGTCATCAACTTCAGGTACTTAGCTTTATCTTCTAGTttacttcctttttcttttcttttttatttttgtaatattctgGGATCATTATCTATTTTATAGATTTTATGACCTGACtaattcttcctttaaattttttaTCTGCAGCAGCCTGAGATTTACGATCGCATTGACCAGGTATTCAGCTTGGCTACTCTGTACATATGTACATGCTCTGTATGAACTGTCATAGTTTTTATTGAGATTCTGAACTACAAATAGGTCTGTTTGTTAAAATCAGTGAATTGGTTTACCTTTGGTCCTTTGGGTCACACAACCTCGTCAGAGGGGAGATCATCAATTCCAATTAAAAACATTTTTCTGAACCAAAATAACTACTGATTGTTTTATCTTTGAATCAAATAAAATGTGGAGAAATTTGTAATTTTCGCTTGTTATGTTGATTGATGCTGATCTGTTATCCTTTTTATTGTATTACGGAGATAAGGTGTTGAAACTACACCAATGCAAATGTGAACTAGAACAGCTTAAGCCCTTACCTTTAATCAATTGCAAAATACAATCTTTGATTTGAGGTCATAGTATGAAAACTTATGCCGAGAATGATTCATTTGCGAAATCTTACTCAGTGGCATGTTTTAAGAAATCACTTCATCAACGTGTTTGTACTTTAGTTTATATTATATTTGACATGTATAAGTTCAGTCTATCTAACActtgtatattttttttatctttccagGCTGCACTACTTAGACAGCAACAGTTGCTAAAATCTCAATCACTACAATCCGCTTCTCCTCTAGATGGTGGTGCTAGGTACTTATCATGGCATTGTTGctaattttttcttgaattaATGGTTGTTGCATGATGCATCTCTGGTCATGGTGATACACTTTTTATGTTTTTTATGTGAATTTGGAAAATGCGAGCATCTGGTTCTTTCTTGCTCAGTCCCATAAAAGACGTTTTTCAATCAAAAGGTGTCTATGTTAGTGTCAGTGTCTGCTTTTATATTCTTTATGTGAATTTGGAAAATGCGAGCATCTGCTTGTTTCTTGCCCAGTCCCACAAAAGACGGTTTTCAATTAAAAGGTGTCTATGTTAGTGTCAGTGTCGGCTGCATGTCCTGTTACGTTGGATAGACTCATTTTCTTACCGGGCTAAGTAGCATTGGCATTTCTGGCAGACCAGCTGACTATCTTGCTGCGCGGGGTGCTCCCATTCGTCACTCCGCACAAGATTTAAGTGTCTATGGTGGAAGGCTGGATGCAGATCCTCGTACTTTATCAATGCTTAGTGGTCTTCCGTACGATGGACAACATCAAGCATCATCCATATTAGGGGCAGCACCTCGAAGAAATGCTGATGACCTCATGTATGCTGCACAAGGTTCTGCAACTTCAGGTTATGGGGTGAGTCTGCCTCCTGGTCGGGACTACGGGAATGCGAAAGGACTTCATGTCACATCACGTGAATCTGATTATTCTAGTAGCCTTTTGTCACGTGGTGGTGGCCTTGGAGGTTCCAGGATGGAGGAAAGAAAAGATGATAGAGGAACTTTCCGGCGAGAGCTAGAAATAAGGGAGGAGGAGCGTCGTAGGGATCATGTGCGTGTGCGAGAGGAGCGAGAACGAGAACGAGATCGCGAACGTGAACGAGAACGGGAGCGACGTGACAAAGATAGAGAACGTGAAAGTAAACGTGTCCCTGAAATTAGGCGAGAAAGAACGCCACCAAGAATCACTAGAGAACGACCTGGTTCCGCTTTAGGAAAGGAGGAGAAGTCTCTGGGACGAGATTTGCAACGTCATGATTCTCAACAGAGGTGGATCTTGATGTTTTATTTTGTGACCTGCTATAGTTCTGAATAGATTGCTTCTTCATACGTGGTGAAGCCTTCATAACTAACTCTGTGTTCTCTTATACTGAAGGCGCCATTCACCTGTTAAAGAGAAAAGGAGGGAATATGTCTGCAAGGTAAATTCACATAAGAACCTTAATCGTTCACTGATATGGGAACTATATCTACCAACCGCGAGGCTGTGGAGTTGTCGTCTTCACTGTAGGACGTTAAGTTTGATCTTAATCTTTTTGCTGGGGAACTCGGGCCTTTTGGCCAAGATTTAAACATTTTCTTTTTTCACTAATTGACCCTCGATTAGTTTTTAGGATAGGTAGATGATTATGATTCACATAGTTTAATATGTAGCCGAACGTTGGTGGTGACCATTTCTTACTCGCTAATGATATTTATAGTAGCTGGTTTCTGTTTCGAGTATTTCTGCCGGGGTTCTTTGGGTCAGATACAAGGCTTTACTGCTTTGAAATGGTTTTGTGTTAAATGTCTGCTGGCAATTAGTGTGGTTGTCTAATGTTGGAGCTATTAAAGTGTTGTTCAGCGGTTTGCAATATTCTTTTTCCCCCTTTTCTCTCTCCTGTCTAGTGGTTTTTGCCGAGCTTTAATGAGGTGGTATGCCTGCAGGTGTACCCGTCTTGTTTGGTGGATGTTGAAAGGGATTATTTGTCCGTTAGCAAGTGCTATCCTAGGCTATTTGTCTCACCAGATTTCACAAAGGTACGACCTTCTTACTTTTTTATGTGGACCGCGACCGAAAGTAAATCCTGCTCTGGGCACTGACACAAACCTCTACATTCTGTAGGCTGTTGTGAACTGGCCAAAGGAGAACCAGAACATTTCTTTCAGCACTCCTGTTAGGTACTTCTCTTTTGCTCGTCCTCAAATTTTCTTCTACCAATTGCTTTCGATGGAAACCTTTATAAATGAATTTATTATGCCGAGTGTCCCAGCTTTGAGCATGACCTTGTTGAAGTAGAGAGCCTTTCTGTGAAAAAAGAGGCATCCGTTCAGTTAGTTGCTGAGCCTGGGAAACCCACAAGTGGTGCTACCATATGGAATGCTAAGGTGCCGATTTATTCATTCGTTCATTCGCATTATGCCAAAGAGACACTTTTGGTTGTCTGTAATGTGTTGCCAGATCTTTTGTCCCACATTTGTTTTTAGATACTGAATCTAAATAGCTCATTACTGATATTGCGCTTATCATCATCCATTTTAGGTGATGTTGATGAGTGGAATCAGCAAGGATGCTTTGGAGGAGCTGTCTTCTAATAAAAACTATGAAGACCGTATACCACATATCAATAATATTCTGAGATTTTCTTTTCTGAGAAAAGATCGGGCTTTCATGGCTATTGGTGGCCCACAGGGTGTTGTTGATGGAGGGGATTCTTCAGTTGATGATTGCTCGCTGATTAAGACTGCCATTAGGTAAATACATCGTTGTTCCTTAACTtgattcttcctttttaagcACGGAAATGAAATATTTAATATTGCTTAATAAATACATTTGTATCGCAGTTACACGAAGGATATAACCCAACTTGATTTGCAGAAATGCCAACAATGGAATCGTTTCCTTGAGGTATTTTCACTCCCCATGTTTCTtactttctcatgattttatgcCCTCAATCATGTTATGGCTTGCATTTCAGCATTGATATCAAGTAATGGCACAAACCTAAGGTGATGTCAGTGTTTTCCTGCACATTCATATCCCAAGATACAGTTATAAATATTGAATTTCTGCAGATTCACTATGATAGACTTGGCAAGGATGGGCTTTTTAGCCATAAAGAAATCACTGTACTGTATATTCCAGATTTGTCGGAATGTCTCCCTTCATTAGAAGCATGGAGAGATCAATTGCTTGCACACAAGAAAGCCATAGCTGAGAGGGAGCAGCGTCTTTCTGCACAGAAAAACAAGGTTTaaatttgaaaatttcttttcccagattaataatatttttctttgcgttttttctctctttctcctCTTTATCTTGCTGACTAaaattgttaattttgtttttgtaTAGAAATCTGTTGAGAAGAACACAGTGAAAGGTACTTGAGCAATCTGATAACTTTTCCATCTTAATCTATTGTTATGGCTGTTTCTTAGCTGATGTTCGTTGCCTATTTCTTTAGGGGGGCAAAGTAGTAAAAAATCTGATAAAGATGCTGATTCCACGAAAACTGTTAAAGTGGAAGGCAAACTGATAACGCCCGTTAAAGAGGAAAAGAAAGAATCAGATGGTACACCCTCAAGACAGCCAATTGATAGTAAGAAAATTGAAGAAGGTGGAAGTGAGATTCCCCAAGACAATGCCAAAGATCCCGAGAACAAAGACGAAGGAGAAGGGGGTGATGATGGGAAGGCTCTAGAGAAAAAGGGTACTGAAAGAACACCTACTGGTCAGGGAACTGAAGCTAAAAAGTCCTGGAAGAAGAAAATTGTTAAGAAGGTTGTGAAACTGAAAATTGCTGATAAAAAAGCTGGCGAAGAGATTACTATAAGCACTAATAGTCAGAAAGGTGATGTAGACAAACAAGGTGCGTCCGACACTACCGTTAATCCCGACGGGACTACTGTTGATCCCTCCGGTGTTAAAACTCTCACCAGGAAGAAAGTTGTGAAGAAGGTTCCTGCAGGAAAGACTCCTCAGAAAGAAGATAAGGATTTGACTTCAAATGATACTCAAGATGTGTTAAAACTGGAGAAACCAGTAGAGGgtcaagaagatgaaaaagataaTGCATCTGTTCAGCAAGTTGCTGTTAAAACAAGTGGAAAGAAGAAGATCATCAAAAGGGTACCTAAAAGAAAAGCTAGTCTAGTGGGAAGCTCTAGTGTGGGTGCTGATGATAAGAaggatgaggacaatgatgagaAGAAGGTAGTGCTGGAGGGAAGTGATGATGAAAAAATGAAAGAGCAAGCTGCAAGTGCAAAAAAGGTTACGGTGGAGGAGAAAAAAATggtgaagaaaactaataagaaaccaGAATCTATAAAGACTAGTGGTGGTAAGAAAGAGGCTGCAAATAGTGTTGGTGAAAAGGATGAGAAGGTGGATAGGGAGAAAAAAGGTTTTGATGACAAAAAAGATTCGAGTGCGAAAAAGGAGTCAAATCCTTCGAAAGAAAAGAGCTCTGGAAAGGATAGTCCGCATCTCAACAAGGACAGGGTAAAAAATGCGAATGAGAAAAAAGGCAAAGATGAGAAAGACGATTCGAGGCATAAATTAAGTAAGATTGTGAAAGAAAAGGGTAAGGACGAGGAACCTCCAAGATACCCTGGCTTGGTTCTACAGACCAAATCGAGCAAAGATTCCAAAGTAGGTTACAGTTTATGGTACATGAAAATTGAATTTAAAATATTATTATGAAATGGTATCAACACCAACCTGCTGATACTAGTTTTACGACCATGGATTATTATCTTGCAGATACGCTCAATGTCACTATCGTTGGATGCACTTCTGGATTACAATGACAAGGATATCGATGAATCAACTTTTGAGGTTTGTTTGGTTTGTACTTTAGATTCTGAAATATTTGTATCAACAAGATGTTGGTATgccaattttatttttatgatgTGATGAGTTATATATCAAATTGATTTTTTATCTTCTGCAGCTCTCACTTTTTGCGGAAGCACTCTATGAAATGCTACAGTACCAAATGGGTTGTCGACTGTTGACATTTCTCCAGGTTGGTTCTGAGTGGTTTATCTCATAATGCACTTTTTATTTTGTGCTTgatactaattttatcaatttgatCTCCATACGTAGAAACTGCGCTTAAACTTTGTGAAGAAAAGGGATCAAAGGAAAAGAGAACGTGATGAAAATCCCGTGAAGCAGGTGAAGCCTTCAAAAAAGAAACTGAAGACAACTGAAGCTACTCCAACGGATGAAGAGTCTACAAAAGATGCTAATTCAAATTCAAACCACAAAGAAGAACTCATAGATGGGTGTGGCGACTCCAAAATGGATGATGAAGCAGATGATTATGATCCCGAGGAAGATGTCGATGATGATCAAGAAATGGAAGCTGAGTTCGATCAGCATGACAAACCCAAGGAGGTAAAGATTCTTTTGCCCATTTCTCTTTTAATGTTGTTGGATCATCTTGAAGTCTCATAGCTTGTCTTCTCCGTTCGTGTCGCTCTTAACTTTCTTCTCGTCCGaacatcttttatttatttagttaTATATTACAGTTTGGAATCTCATGATAGAAAATTAGTGCAAGTGATTTTAGGGGAATGAGGGTATGTTTGGTAATTTATCGGTGAATGAAAACATAACACAGTCCGAATATAGGGAAAATTAGGAAAGTAATAACTATATGTTTACATGAGTGATCAATGTTATCGAATATCTTAAAATCATGATAGAATTATGTGTCAACATATACAGGATAAAATACATGCTACCCGCTCTTGTTTTATCCCTTCCTGTAAAAATGAAATGATTGACATAACCTTCACCAACACACACTGATGATGCAGTTAACATAGGTATTTGATATCTTTAATATTACAGCTGCAGGCTAGAAATGAAGATGAACCGGCTGGTGCAGAGGTTACGGTAGAAAAGGGAATAAGTGAAACAAATACTAAAACTGAGGAATCTGCGCTGGGAGATAAGACTGATGAGATAACTGCTGGGAAAGAAGATAAATCCAATTTGGCAACAAAAGAAGCAGAGGTAGACACAGAAGCAAATAAAAAGCCTGTCAAAGAGGAGGGGATTGTTGATAAGGAACTATTGCAGGTATGTTCTCGGTACTTCAATATTATTAACTCGTACATACTTCTAGGGTAGTGTTTTTTGCAAAAGCTAAGGAAATTTTTTCATTTCTGAACAGGCATTCAGGTTCTTTGACCGGAATCGGTTGGGCTACATAAAGGTACTTTCttcattgttatttttgtttcagGTTTTTATGTTAGATGACTTCAGTTATACCTCCCACCGCTATCCCCAAATTACTTACCATAGCCAGTGTCTCTCTTCATTTATTTCAAATCTAGTTTCAAAATCTGTGATACGTTGCCTTTTTGAGGGATGTGTTTTTTGACTTTCCAATAGCTAAGATTGAACTTTAAAAAGTTTGATGCTTGTTTCTTTCTCATTAAAATTTATTCAGGTAAAAAAGTAAATCATTTCATACGATCTTGCTTTTTGCAGGTTGAGGACCTGAGGTCGATTATTCACAACCTAGGGAAATTTATTTCTCATAGGGATGTCAAGGTGAGgagctaatttttttttcttagcaCAGTTAAGTATTTCCATCCGTTTCATTATGCCGTTTCAATGTTTTATAATTGCAATTTCCAAATGGCACAGGAACTTGTGCAGAGTGGGCTGATAGAAAGTAACACGTATAGAGATAATCGGATACTCTACAATAAACTGGTGAAGCTCTCAAAATGTGATATTTGATCGAATAGACGAGGTTGACATAGTTTAGCTTTTATTTTGGGGATGTCTTGTTTTTGGTCGCTCTGAAGTCATTTCACTTTCAGTTTGATGAAAAATACCTTGTAACCGCAAGTCATTCTTGAAAAACTAATAGAACCTCCTACTCCATTGTTATGCACCACTTTGAAAGGAAATTTAAAAATGCCaaagaggttttttttttctttttgttgctgCATTTTTGAGTTTAAACTAAAATTGCCATATTTGACCATTTGAACATAATGTGGATGAAATAAGGTCCCGGATACAATAAAAATAACTCAGTAACAAAGCAGGTTGACGCTGTAAGAAAGAACTAACAGTTTTCAAGTCAAGATGTTACTGATACTCTTTGCCTTCAATTTGCTTATTCCGCAAGAAAACACTTTTTCACGTTTCAGACTTAAAACACACATTTGGAGCAAACTTAACTTTTATTTGCATTTTTGTTGTGTCTAGAATGCAAAGATGTTTAGCTATTAAAATAGGTTGAcacaataacatttttttttttttttgaatagacgggATACTACTCTATGTAAGTGAACCTCATTTCTTTGAATGGGAAAGTATGTTGGTTTCAACATGTATGTATAGACAGTTTGTTATGAAAGAATACatatatttttgttggttttggatttgaattttcaaattttgGAGCTTATAGTTTTGGATTAAGGGATATCGGGTGCCACTAGACGTTCTTCCCTCATGTCAAGAGAGAACTTTTTTGTATTTGTCTTCACATATGTTAGATGCTCTACTTGATTTAATTTGGTCATTTCCCAGCAGATTCAGGTGCTCATTTGGTGATATCGAATAAACACTAGAAATTGAGCCGCTAGACCTCAGTCAGTTTATATACAATGGTAAACGTCGTCAACATGTGAACAAGTCTGGATTTGTTTGCCATGGCTCACTAGACCGAGATGCTATAGGTCCTGGTGCAAAAACAGTTCCATACATTTGTGACGAAATCCAACAACAAACAATGGCATTGATCCATTTGGTCTTCCTGGAGGAGAAGCTTTACCAGAATCACATCGGAAGTGTTCAAGCTACTGCGCATGAATTTCCAAAGTTAGTATGTCAGCAAGATGGGGTTGATTATCAGACGGTCAACGTATGAATTGGATCTTGCTGATTAAGTTAGCATCAGATTGTGGGTAGAGAAGAACAAGAAATCAACTTTTACATATCAAGAT
Above is a genomic segment from Papaver somniferum cultivar HN1 chromosome 10, ASM357369v1, whole genome shotgun sequence containing:
- the LOC113316991 gene encoding protein SHORT ROOT IN SALT MEDIUM 1-like isoform X3 — protein: MYSSRGSNAYGQQQYGAQQTYGQNSGADGSSLPSRQSSMQGSAVQEAEIGAGYRGHHPSASTHFGGPYGAVYGSTALSSAQQVGPMSDKGATSSALQGRTGYSSDRRHYDLQSEVTRRYTDSVGLGHQLQQPEIYDRIDQAALLRQQQLLKSQSLQSASPLDGGARPADYLAARGAPIRHSAQDLSVYGGRLDADPRTLSMLSGLPYDGQHQASSILGAAPRRNADDLMYAAQGSATSGYGVSLPPGRDYGNAKGLHVTSRESDYSSSLLSRGGGLGGSRMEERKDDRGTFRRELEIREEERRRDHVRVREERERERDRERERERERRDKDRERESKRVPEIRRERTPPRITRERPGSALGKEEKSLGRDLQRHDSQQRRHSPVKEKRREYVCKVYPSCLVDVERDYLSVSKCYPRLFVSPDFTKAVVNWPKENQNISFSTPVSFEHDLVEVESLSVKKEASVQLVAEPGKPTSGATIWNAKVMLMSGISKDALEELSSNKNYEDRIPHINNILRFSFLRKDRAFMAIGGPQGVVDGGDSSVDDCSLIKTAISYTKDITQLDLQKCQQWNRFLEIHYDRLGKDGLFSHKEITVLYIPDLSECLPSLEAWRDQLLAHKKAIAEREQRLSAQKNKKSVEKNTVKGGQSSKKSDKDADSTKTVKVEGKLITPVKEEKKESDGTPSRQPIDSKKIEEGGSEIPQDNAKDPENKDEGEGGDDGKALEKKGTERTPTGQGTEAKKSWKKKIVKKVVKLKIADKKAGEEITISTNSQKGDVDKQGASDTTVNPDGTTVDPSGVKTLTRKKVVKKVPAGKTPQKEDKDLTSNDTQDVLKLEKPVEGQEDEKDNASVQQVAVKTSGKKKIIKRVPKRKASLVGSSSVGADDKKDEDNDEKKVVLEGSDDEKMKEQAASAKKVTVEEKKMVKKTNKKPESIKTSGGKKEAANSVGEKDEKVDREKKGFDDKKDSSAKKESNPSKEKSSGKDSPHLNKDRVKNANEKKGKDEKDDSRHKLSKIVKEKGKDEEPPRYPGLVLQTKSSKDSKIRSMSLSLDALLDYNDKDIDESTFELSLFAEALYEMLQYQMGCRLLTFLQKLRLNFVKKRDQRKRERDENPVKQVKPSKKKLKTTEATPTDEESTKDANSNSNHKEELIDGCGDSKMDDEADDYDPEEDVDDDQEMEAEFDQHDKPKELQARNEDEPAGAEVTVEKGISETNTKTEESALGDKTDEITAGKEDKSNLATKEAEVDTEANKKPVKEEGIVDKELLQAFRFFDRNRLGYIKVEDLRSIIHNLGKFISHRDVKELVQSGLIESNTYRDNRILYNKLVKLSKCDI
- the LOC113316991 gene encoding protein SHORT ROOT IN SALT MEDIUM 1-like isoform X1, giving the protein MYSSRGSNAYGQQQYGAQQTYGQNSGADGSSLPSRQSSMQGSAVQEAEIGAGYRGHHPSASTHFGGPYGAVYGSTALSSAQQVGPMSDKGATSSALQGRTGYSSGIAGSHMFASADYISSSSHGYGPKSDQISSGKLSDYSSVDRRHYDLQSEVTRRYTDSVGLGHQLQQPEIYDRIDQAALLRQQQLLKSQSLQSASPLDGGARPADYLAARGAPIRHSAQDLSVYGGRLDADPRTLSMLSGLPYDGQHQASSILGAAPRRNADDLMYAAQGSATSGYGVSLPPGRDYGNAKGLHVTSRESDYSSSLLSRGGGLGGSRMEERKDDRGTFRRELEIREEERRRDHVRVREERERERDRERERERERRDKDRERESKRVPEIRRERTPPRITRERPGSALGKEEKSLGRDLQRHDSQQRRHSPVKEKRREYVCKVYPSCLVDVERDYLSVSKCYPRLFVSPDFTKAVVNWPKENQNISFSTPVSFEHDLVEVESLSVKKEASVQLVAEPGKPTSGATIWNAKVMLMSGISKDALEELSSNKNYEDRIPHINNILRFSFLRKDRAFMAIGGPQGVVDGGDSSVDDCSLIKTAISYTKDITQLDLQKCQQWNRFLEIHYDRLGKDGLFSHKEITVLYIPDLSECLPSLEAWRDQLLAHKKAIAEREQRLSAQKNKKSVEKNTVKGGQSSKKSDKDADSTKTVKVEGKLITPVKEEKKESDGTPSRQPIDSKKIEEGGSEIPQDNAKDPENKDEGEGGDDGKALEKKGTERTPTGQGTEAKKSWKKKIVKKVVKLKIADKKAGEEITISTNSQKGDVDKQGASDTTVNPDGTTVDPSGVKTLTRKKVVKKVPAGKTPQKEDKDLTSNDTQDVLKLEKPVEGQEDEKDNASVQQVAVKTSGKKKIIKRVPKRKASLVGSSSVGADDKKDEDNDEKKVVLEGSDDEKMKEQAASAKKVTVEEKKMVKKTNKKPESIKTSGGKKEAANSVGEKDEKVDREKKGFDDKKDSSAKKESNPSKEKSSGKDSPHLNKDRVKNANEKKGKDEKDDSRHKLSKIVKEKGKDEEPPRYPGLVLQTKSSKDSKIRSMSLSLDALLDYNDKDIDESTFELSLFAEALYEMLQYQMGCRLLTFLQKLRLNFVKKRDQRKRERDENPVKQVKPSKKKLKTTEATPTDEESTKDANSNSNHKEELIDGCGDSKMDDEADDYDPEEDVDDDQEMEAEFDQHDKPKELQARNEDEPAGAEVTVEKGISETNTKTEESALGDKTDEITAGKEDKSNLATKEAEVDTEANKKPVKEEGIVDKELLQAFRFFDRNRLGYIKVEDLRSIIHNLGKFISHRDVKELVQSGLIESNTYRDNRILYNKLVKLSKCDI